The sequence GGTACTGGAAGGGAAGAAGGcaggaatatatgaagaacacttCATGTGCACTTCAAAATCTTATGACTCAGTATTTTAGAGTTCTGTATTAAATGACATTAACAAAGAACGCATAAAAGAGTTTCCCGAGTAATGATGTGGAATGTTTCCTAAGTTAATCATATGGAGTGTCAAGAAATAAGACCAGGCTAATTTGTGGACTGCTAGTAATTTCAGAGTCTTCGGACAGTTTTAAACTGAATGGCTGCTGAATTCACTGAATTAGCACTTTTCTGTCTTATTGCCAAGGTCATAATCCAAATATGAAAGAAATGGCAGGTAGAAGgaatataaattttagaactgTAGGTAAGTTATTGCTACTTCTAATCCACCCAAAGGGCCAGACTACCCTTTATTTAAACTGTATCACAACCCATTAGAGGGTCATAGAAAGTTATTCATGGGTCAAAACCAGCACTTTCAAAACAAAATACAGTAACAGCTGCTACAGGACACTAGTGCCCAGAGTAAAGGTGCACTATTCCGGGTGTACTATGTGAAAATTGTTAATGTACATACTTGTGTTATGGGGGTCatacttaaatttctttttttaccatAGATTAcagtaaaatgttttgaaaactgtTGCTACTTTCTTGGTAACTAGAAAACCTCAAACCTGAGGGTTAAGACCAAATGAAAGCCTAAGACTGTACAAgattataaatgaatgaatgcatgcgtGTTTCTCAGACTTCGGCTTGTTCTCTCAGCTCCAATGATAGCCGCCTTCCCTCTGGCCTACTCGCCCATTTCAACCTATGCATTCTAGTTTCTTAGTTCCTAATGTTTGAATACtcagtctttaatttttaaaattatagaaccATCAACATGTTAAATAAGAGATAATAGTTTTTAAGTCTCAAACTTCTGTGAAAATTGGCTGTCAGTTTACAAATTGATGTAAAAACCTAACTGATGTCAGTACAAATCAATCATAATTAATCAGGATAAAAACTCAGCTGTGAATTGATTTGGTAATTTGGCTTATATATGCTTTATTTCTAATAAGCATGTATTGTGTTCCTGTTATATTAATCACTGAGCTCTTGGTTGGAAagtattagttttattttcattttaatattttaacattttcttttaattgcaattagacaaaaatgaaattttcttcaTGTTGTTTTAACAGTCGTAcgtattttacttttaaagtctATGAACTAGTTAGTGGACAGTATTTTAATTATCTGGTATACTAAACTTTCAAGTTTAACATTTAGCAAAATTTTGCTTCACAAAGTCACTTTGTAGAATGACAGGAAATATATACAGCTTTGAATCCATATTCAGACAAATGCCCCTTTCCCTTCCtcaaaataaatgcttttaaaaagtgcAGTATAAAAGTTTTAGCTATGAAGGCACTGCATAATTCTGTATTATATGGCTAATGTCTTGATTAGCAGCAAGAGTGATGAGAGTGTTCTACATTTAATTTACTGGAACATAAGAAACTTTCTGAGGAAGGACTTAGCTCTCATCAAAGAAAAAGAACCTTTTGACCCATTTAGTTAATGCATtccttttcaagattgcttttaaaaaacCTCATCTGAAAAAGCTATCTGGAGTATGTCTACCACAAATATTGTACATGAGTGTCAGATACGGAGAAAAGTACTTTATGTGGCAATATATATAGTTTCATATGATAAAGCTAAATATATCTTTCCAAATCTGCTGTTTTTATATAAATGCTGCCAACAACAGATGACTTGTCAAAACAGTTTTAAAGGGTTATGTTCATAGTATTTTTTACAAATCTAATGAACAGAACAAAGTCATTATACTCTCCTATTCTTAAACTTAGGGAGTTTGTATCTGCTTCTGACATGTTGAATTCACTGGGTAATGATGATGTATGATTCAGGAAGTGTTGTGATGTCCTAAACTGTTATAAAAACAAGAATCATAGCCAGAGGACCTTATAAACAATTAACCACATTTGTTATCTTAGAACCAAACTGAATGCTGTCTAACATTATATGAATTGAATAGTAGACATAAGAGGCTTCAAAGTGGCCTGGAAAACTAGATCCTGAAGTTCTTGGTCACATATAGTTTACTTCAAATCCCTTCTTTAAGGGTATGCCGGGAAAAGAATGGAAATTTGCCCCTTAAATCAAACCAAATTATATGTTATCACAGGAAGACACATTTAGTGAAGTGCACTTTGTTCTTTCAAAGGTTAAGATAGTGGTCCAAAGATTATTATCCAGGAGGCTAAGACATCTTTACAACCTGGTCTaatgattcatttttctttttaagtgctTTAATTACATATAgaggagaagaaaataatatatatgttttaatcaGATTAGTTtcagaacaaataaaataacacatTAGAGAAAAACTTACTTAAAAATAGTTGTATTTATATTCCACAATTTGCTCAAATACTGGTTTTCTTATAAACTTTCTACAGgatgttttttaaacaaattcttcACATTGTATCTTGACTATGTACTTACGGAATTTCAGGGAAATAGTTCTGTGTGTTTTTATAGCTTAATTTGTACTAAAGGGATGGCAGGTGGTCACATGCAGTCCATGTGGGATTCTAACATGACATTTAGTGAGTTTTCTGATGTGGACCATCCCTTTGATGCCGAAGGTAATGCATCTGTTGAAAGAAGTGACTGTAGATTTGGATTACTGCTCTCTGCATCTTCCAGTTTTTCTGTGTTATCTTCCCAATTAATGTGGAATCTTGTGACTCTGGGATTGGATGCCAAAATATTCCTTTGAAGCTAGAGGataaaggaaatatataaatGGTAAACACTAAGAAAGTTCAATCACTGTATACAGATAGACCTTAATAGAATGGTTCTTTATATTTGCACTCCCTAAAGGGCTAATTCATATACAAAGGTATAAGTCAAATAAAATACACTAAACATAACTAATAAACAACAGGGCCTCAGTAAAGAAGTTATTTTAGCCTAATGGAAACAAGATGTGGGGAGCCTGAGGGAATCATTCAGATCTTTTACTATCCAAAACATCTAATTCTATCCTTATTTCCTAAAAGGGAATCTCTTGAATGCATCAGAGGGTGCTTCATTTAACAAATTAACATGCTTTCTAGATTTTGATGTGGTCTTTCTTCAGTAATATTTTCAAGTAAAATGCAAAGTATCCCCAATAGGACCTCTCATTATTAATGGTTccctattttttaattattattgctCATTCTTAGATCAATGTTCTAGTTCCTTCTCATTTTGCTATACAAGTAGCCATACAGGTAACTAATAAATTAGAAAGGGAAGGTTCCACATCAGAATAAAACATTCTAGCCTTATTATCAGAAAGAAGAACATTCCATTCCACTCCCATGTCATGTTTCTTGCATGGTCTGGCAGATAGTGTTATGTTCACTCTCACAAAAATCACTAGTTACTAAACTATTATAGTTCCCAATGGAAAATCATAAAGTACTTGGTATTTCTGAGAATATCAAATCACAGATTTCAGGTTCTCACTCAGAAGCTAAGCTGTTTTCACCACCAGATAATATTTAAGACCTATAGTTTAACCTCTGAGAATAGCTGATGAAGCAAGGCATATGGAAGTTTTGAGATAACAATGTTCCTATGAAAAACAAGATGTCCCCCTACAATTTTGAGAAGTTACAGACAAAAATATTATGGAATAATCAGTACAACAAACAGGAATTTGAATGTCCTAAAGACGGAAATAAAATCATGATATATGAGGAATGCCATACAGGGAGTCATTAACAGAGACCTGTTGGAGGCACTTTCAGTTTTCTAAATCATCAGATTCTCAAGCTATCTGACCAACATTAACCTCTAATAACTAACCTGGAGGTAGCTTTGAAGTCATCCATGGTAAGGGAACAATGACTGGCTTGCTTAGTTGGCACAAGGACCTCAAATTTATTTTGTCTCAAAGCCACTTTCATAGTGTACTATGAAATGGCAACTGCTTAAAAAATTGTatagtaaaatgaatgaaaaaggaaTAATGAAAAGGAGTATTACCTTAGAAAAGTCTGGTTTTACTGGCGGATTTTCCCTTAATTCTGTCTCGGTATATTCATTATTTACATAATAACCAACTCTAATAAACTCTTGACCTCGATAGGTGCACGTAATTAGCACAACTGTTACACCTACGGCATCTGCATCTGGAATGAGTCCCGGGTTAGGTGCATCGGCCTAGAatcatgtgaaaaaaagaaacacagcaCAAAGTGTTGTTAACCATAAGCAAAACCGGAGTTTTGGTTACACTGAGCACCTTCAGTCAAGGGCACGGCAACCAAAACTTGGAAATCATACTGGGAAGGCAAATGCTCATTTTTGCAACTGATTTATAGCTAGAAAATATAGTTCATACGTTTCTCCATGGCAGGCCTAAGTACCCTGGGTACCTGAAAACATCACCGCATCTACAGAGGAAAATACATGTGGCTACCGCGTGTGCTGGTTCATGACGGATTATGCAATATCCAATTATAAAACCTTTTATAAAACAGAGTAAACAAATCAATAGTCTTACTGAGTCCAACCTTCCCAAGTCATAAATTCAGACCTTAAAAATTAGTAAACATTTAATTATCCCATACAGCCTTTTGGCAGCAAATGTTTATTATCCAGTTTCCTAGGACCCATATTCTCATATCCAGTCACCCCCCCTTCACAGATATTCTAATAGGAAATTAATATAAAACTGAAAGTGGAATGGAAATAAGTTTTATAGCAGAAtttcaaaaaatacaaatagTCCCACATACTATAGAAATTCAGTGAAGGTAGAGATTGTCTGAGGCTTTGAATCAAACTGCTGTAAGCTGAAACTCGAGGCAGGTGAGCTAGAGGGGGCTGAGAGCATGAGAGAACGCTCGGGCCCTGTCCACAGCCACGTGGAAGACAGGAAGGACTTAGATGGAAGGAATCACAGCTGGGGACAGGCAGTGACAGGCAGTGACAGGCAGTGAGCATGACCGGAAGCAGCCATTCTGAGTGGTAAGAAGTACATGAAGTCCCACAGATTGGCTTACTCTTGCTATGACATGAAGGACCATCCCTGGGCCTGTGTGAAACTTCAGCTCATGCCTCAGCTTGGGAGCACTTCTGACTGGTGTTCTCAGGCCCTTATCATAAAAGACTCATGATTACTATATACCTACCACATGTAGGTGACACAGAAAGGCACAGAACACGCACCTAGTCACCTAGACTAGAAACCTGTCACCCTCAGCTTCCCTACCTCCCACATCTAGTCAGTCTCAATGTCTACCATCTCTGAAAGCAGAAGGTCTTCAGGTCTTCATCTCTCATCTGGAATATTGCTAAAACTTCCCTACTGGTCTCCCCCAGTGGTAGTCTATTTGCACTGTGGCCAACATGCTCATGCTATCTAAGCGCAGATCTATTCCTATCCCTTCACTGGGTTTTAAAAACCTCAGGTGATTACCCTAATTTctgacatgaagaaaaaaaaaaaaaacactcagttTTTAGCTTCATTTATAAGGCCTTTCAAATTGGTCTCAATCAACATTACAATCTCTGTAACTCTACCTCTTGATCTAGAAAtgtagtttctttaaaaagtagtaaTAATTCGTCATGCCTTTGTGCCTTGCATATATTCCTTCCCTAACCTGCTGAAAAATTTATCTTTGAAACTTGTGTCAAATGTATCCTTCTTAGTAAAGCACATCCTAATCCAAACATATAATTAATAGCACTGTTTATGCACTCATATTATTTGACACAATGTCTCTATTAATGTATTCCAACAATCTAAATATGTTTACCCTTCACCTTCCCTGAGATTCTAAGCTTTACCTTGGGCAGGAGTCCCATCCAACTCATCTTTGTGATCTCAAGTCTGGCATGGTTCTAGGCACAGTATATACTgagtattttgaaatttattcaaAACTCAGTTCCTGCCCTGACGTGGTTTATGgtctctttggagaaataccaGAATAGGAACAGGGGGCCAGTCCTGAGAATATGCTGTTTGCCTTTGGGTGGAGATGGGAAAGAGAGGTGGTTCAGAACTATGGGAACCTCTCCCACTACTGCTTCCCATCCCCTTAGCAAATTGGTTCTAGGcatgtttgtgttttaaaatttgtttgctAAAGGATTCAGCTTGAGCAAATTCAAGGAGAGAAGCCTGCAGGCCTCTCAGATGATTTAGGATGGAGAAGTGATAAGCAGAGATCTTTGACTCCAACAAGCAATACGAGGCAGATGTCTGGGCACCTTCCTGCTAGCCTTTGATACACTTAAGAGGAAGGCATGTTTATTCGAAGAGGCAAAATCATGGCTGGCCAGGAGAATACTACGGTAACTTGTCTcaaacataaaacacaaaactattttAGTACCTTCCTGCTGATAACAGTGAATTCGACAAAATGCATAGCCTGAACACATGATCTAAGTCACACTGTACTTCCTTTGTACTTTTGGCAACGTGTGCACACATACCAAAGTGAAAATCACTAGAGGGAAGtagtttttaataacttttcctATAGCACTTAAAGCCCAAAGTTGAGGAATATTCTTAACCAACATAAACACatagaaaagtaaatttttaaaagtttgtttcaaAACTATGGCATTTatttgcaagtttttttttttttttttttaaatcagcattGAAAGGTCTATCACTACACCTCACGTTTCTTGATTTGAATTATGAATTATCATCTTTGAAGCggtcctccctggtggctcagagggtaaagaatctgcctgcaatgcagaagacctgggtttgatccctgggttgggaagatcctctggagaagggaatggcaacccactccagtattctggcctgagaaattccatggacagaggagcctggcgggctacagtccatggggtcacagaagagtcagacatgactaagcacaacacgTATTTGAAGTATAGGTTCTCCAGGCTTGTGGATCAAAGCAAATACTGTTTCTTTATATAACAATTTCAAGAAGCTAAGAGAATAAAAACTTAGTTCTCATTACAGAAATAGGGCATGGTCTGTCAGTGATTAAACTGCTTTACTCCTCATGACATTCTTATGAGGCAGGCTATTATTCACACTTCAGAGATGACTGGCATGACCAGGAGAGGCTAGGAGCCGGACTGAAGTCACACGTGGCTATAAGCAGCAGAGTGGGACCAAACCAAGTTTTCAATGCAGGGGTTCCCCACACAGGCATCTCTGATACCCTCGTCCTCCACCAAGATGATCAGTCACTCAACTCAGCTTAAcagcacttattttttttttttaagatttttttttttttttaatgtgaaccatttttaaagtctgtagtGAATTTGTTGcaaaattgcttctgttttatgttctggttttttttttttttggccaggaggcttGTGGGCATGTAGTtttccgaccagggatcgaacctgtactccctgcattggaagtcaaagtcctaaccacaggactaccagggaagtccctaccagtACTTTTAACTAATATATTTGAGCCTTTCAGTCAGTATATTTAAGCTTTTCTTAAccatttatttagatataataCTTGTTGCTTTTTAATAAAAAGCACTGAGGCTAGGAGACCAAGATTCTGAATTCAATTTGAGGAAAGAGGAGGGAGCAGTGGTGGCTCGAGAGGTGTGTGAGTGATTCTTAGCCCATGTCTGCTGGGATTATTTGACCAACATTTAAACTggcctcatctgtgaagtgaaagtgagcgCTCAGGGATAGAAGAATTAGCTTTTCTTCTAGTTGACGTCTTTCTCAGTGAGTTCTACTTAAATAATGGAACTCTGTTGGGTAGCAAAACTTGTAACAAAAttaataatagttttttttttttttttttaaactatggctAGTTACTCTTTGGACTATTATAAACATCTTCCTGTAATAAACATGGATAACTGAGAAGTGACTAGATAGTTGTATACAACAATTTGATGTGCATTGAAAGGAGTAATATTTTTCCATACAGAAGACAATGTCTGAAACCTTGGCACAGACCTAAATACTGTCAGTGGGATCTGAGACCATAATTATCTATTAGTAGAGTTTCTCCTTATAAATGATAGAGCTGTGGATGTGTAGTAGTAATCCTCTTTAAGAAGTGTAGGGTAGATGCTTTAGTAGACCACTGGGCTTCATGTAGTTCCAGTGACCTAAGATCTCACAGATCTCTTATCTTCTAACATACGTGGTAACCTAGCTGAATTACTGATAATGCTGAAATAAAGTTGTTTTGTTATATCATTCCTAGTGTCTGAAACTATAATCTGAAAATGCATGTTACTGACGATCCCAGTTAGTAGTAAGCATTTTGAACCCCTGTTTTGGGCTGCTGGACAGCTAGCCACCCTAAAGTTTTCATACTA comes from Dama dama isolate Ldn47 chromosome 28, ASM3311817v1, whole genome shotgun sequence and encodes:
- the ASF1A gene encoding histone chaperone ASF1A: MAKVQVNNVVVLDNPSPFYNPFQFEITFECIEDLSEDLEWKIIYVGSAESEEYDQVLDSVLVGPVPAGRHMFVFQADAPNPGLIPDADAVGVTVVLITCTYRGQEFIRVGYYVNNEYTETELRENPPVKPDFSKLQRNILASNPRVTRFHINWEDNTEKLEDAESSNPNLQSLLSTDALPSASKGWSTSENSLNVMLESHMDCM